One Halobaculum marinum genomic window carries:
- a CDS encoding DEAD/DEAH box helicase, whose product MSNRGASQTVDRAAIEQIWSEFTESTEVYRDVRDDIVRIVTEMCRRQINAGTYDSAASLSEVFGEFKGEHLATDAAFRQEVLESGETQMITLELGSAGEENLAHVVFDRLVEELVEDRELLYVHNRQQVRSHVAEMARYFALIRQRINVDTDYSFTPNLVKMVKLASAPREQPIMGKDEPEAMRFQAPLREISERIDAEGFTPAWELRALGTGDWRRHVTDTVETLSEFFTDRLPEDFDSLAAFQGRALRDIYLDAISDSGSDPEQAHVVTASTGGGKTEAFLFPTLAYALTANRAGLEGNKGVLTYPRRDLCDNQFERAFDYITELNRLGSGIDGPFESSDLTIGIQHGGRDDVTLPCPYCDGELAVPEGYENTHFVCQQSDRHEIRYATVDRSEPADIIVTTQSSLHRRLMDHYGDDAFWSAQSPPKFLVLDEVHIYTDQAGMNVANVVRRFKQALRHRGRNQSPTLVASSATIENAESFTSGIFDVESEAVNRVKPRKDEKTTLGREHFVFVKATDPRDVQIPIGDSVFKPREEWTEMTTSTATNLSCMIQIAFAFHHTMRKERAGSREGLDNDKDRILGFVDSIDSVSRLGGYVQDAEEKGLFKYRIPDALLNTRGNNPDCPSDRFQQGTDDEYEETAVCESVVPDPNVNPCPVYEDGECWWTMRDERLDLQSMTVGIHKSGRTQHAGEDRPLGDEWDQLISTSALEVGFDHPSIIGTFQYRAPRNVPGFLQRKGRGGRDAEDEPVTVVVLGSTPTDSYYFHHSNYLSDPRDEHLEIPLDEENRFVRAEHMTAAVIDYFNVTDGTNARKLFSGFSTSQYGPGPDVDYLRDQFERHRQPIRQWLNRAFDADSKEVQQVLDEFDRYSELLDAPVGESEDPYWKFFRRAIKQKQNGTTPELESLLQRLQEER is encoded by the coding sequence ATGAGCAACAGGGGTGCATCCCAAACAGTCGACAGAGCAGCGATCGAACAGATATGGAGCGAGTTCACTGAGTCCACGGAGGTGTATCGAGACGTCCGTGACGACATCGTCCGGATAGTAACCGAGATGTGTCGCAGGCAGATCAACGCCGGTACCTACGACTCGGCCGCGTCGCTGTCGGAGGTCTTCGGAGAGTTCAAGGGAGAACACCTCGCTACCGACGCCGCATTCCGGCAGGAGGTACTAGAGAGCGGCGAAACCCAGATGATCACACTCGAACTGGGGTCGGCGGGCGAAGAGAATCTCGCCCACGTGGTCTTCGACCGCTTGGTAGAGGAACTCGTCGAGGACCGCGAACTTCTCTACGTTCACAATCGTCAGCAGGTCCGTAGTCACGTCGCCGAGATGGCTCGGTACTTCGCGCTTATCCGCCAGCGCATCAACGTGGACACTGATTACTCGTTCACGCCGAATCTCGTGAAGATGGTCAAACTCGCGTCTGCTCCCCGCGAACAACCGATCATGGGGAAGGATGAGCCCGAGGCGATGCGGTTTCAGGCTCCCCTCCGCGAGATCTCCGAGCGAATCGACGCTGAGGGGTTCACCCCGGCATGGGAACTCCGAGCGCTCGGAACCGGCGACTGGCGAAGGCACGTCACAGACACGGTCGAGACCCTGAGCGAGTTCTTTACCGACCGACTCCCCGAAGACTTCGACTCACTCGCTGCGTTTCAGGGGCGAGCACTTCGAGATATCTACTTGGATGCGATCAGTGACTCCGGAAGTGACCCTGAACAGGCTCACGTCGTCACGGCGAGCACCGGCGGTGGAAAGACGGAGGCGTTTCTCTTTCCCACTCTCGCGTACGCCCTCACGGCGAATCGAGCAGGACTAGAGGGGAACAAGGGCGTGCTCACGTACCCCCGACGTGACCTCTGTGACAATCAGTTTGAGCGCGCGTTCGACTACATCACCGAGCTCAACCGACTCGGAAGTGGAATCGACGGGCCGTTCGAGTCCTCGGACCTGACGATCGGTATCCAGCACGGCGGTCGCGACGACGTGACGCTCCCCTGTCCGTACTGTGACGGCGAACTGGCTGTCCCGGAGGGTTACGAGAACACCCACTTCGTCTGTCAGCAGTCCGACCGCCACGAGATCCGGTATGCGACAGTCGATCGGTCCGAACCGGCCGACATCATCGTGACGACACAGAGTTCTCTCCATCGGCGGCTGATGGATCACTACGGCGATGACGCCTTTTGGTCCGCACAGTCCCCGCCGAAGTTCCTCGTCCTCGACGAGGTCCACATCTACACTGATCAGGCCGGCATGAACGTCGCGAACGTCGTTCGACGGTTCAAGCAGGCGCTTCGACACAGGGGACGGAACCAATCCCCGACGTTAGTCGCATCGAGCGCGACGATTGAGAACGCGGAGTCGTTCACAAGCGGGATCTTCGATGTCGAGTCCGAAGCCGTCAACCGGGTCAAACCACGGAAGGACGAGAAGACCACACTCGGTCGAGAGCACTTCGTCTTCGTCAAGGCGACCGACCCGCGTGACGTTCAGATCCCGATAGGCGACTCCGTGTTCAAACCGCGCGAGGAGTGGACAGAGATGACCACCTCAACGGCGACGAACCTCTCCTGTATGATCCAGATCGCGTTCGCCTTCCACCACACCATGCGGAAGGAACGCGCCGGAAGTCGCGAGGGACTCGACAACGACAAGGACCGGATCCTCGGGTTTGTCGACTCGATCGACTCGGTGAGTCGACTCGGCGGCTACGTGCAGGATGCCGAAGAAAAGGGGCTGTTCAAGTACCGGATCCCCGACGCCCTCCTCAACACACGGGGGAACAATCCGGACTGTCCGTCGGACAGATTTCAACAGGGGACCGACGATGAGTACGAGGAGACGGCAGTGTGCGAATCGGTTGTTCCCGATCCGAACGTGAATCCGTGCCCAGTCTACGAGGACGGCGAGTGCTGGTGGACGATGAGGGACGAGCGGTTGGACCTCCAGTCAATGACCGTCGGGATCCACAAAAGCGGCCGCACACAGCATGCCGGAGAGGACCGCCCTCTCGGCGATGAGTGGGACCAACTCATCTCGACGAGTGCGCTCGAGGTCGGGTTCGACCATCCCAGTATCATCGGGACGTTCCAGTACCGAGCGCCGCGTAACGTCCCGGGGTTCCTCCAGCGGAAGGGCCGCGGCGGACGCGACGCTGAGGACGAACCTGTCACGGTCGTGGTCCTCGGGTCGACACCGACCGACTCCTACTACTTCCACCACTCCAACTATCTGAGCGACCCTCGGGACGAGCACCTCGAGATTCCACTCGATGAGGAGAACCGGTTCGTTCGGGCCGAGCACATGACTGCAGCTGTGATCGACTACTTCAACGTCACAGACGGAACCAATGCGCGGAAACTGTTCAGCGGATTCTCGACCAGCCAATACGGTCCGGGTCCCGACGTCGATTACCTTCGCGATCAGTTCGAGCGGCATCGCCAACCGATCCGACAGTGGCTGAACCGGGCGTTCGACGCGGATAGCAAGGAGGTACAACAGGTTCTCGACGAGTTCGACCGATATAGCGAACTTCTCGATGCTCCCGTCGGCGAAAGTGAGGACCCGTATTGGAAGTTCTTCCGACGGGCGATCAAGCAGAAACAGAACGGTACCACCCCCGAATTGGAATCACTACTTCAGCGACTTCAGGAGGAACGATGA
- a CDS encoding PD-(D/E)XK nuclease family protein has product MIHDIADVLDRPEAELGEELTVRCRIQSNRIPGTEGNGMKSLYMIDDPRQSTDESVALSFWSSPPTVKPLKSLIDKTDDPVLDSLGLPMELEDGTGKPLQRGEEVLVRAVPNRSAASEADLYLNVTSVAIRDPAQLVSKSRLRTQENCQRENYLRYVKNVYTGDRYSNPPHHQQSILRGDAIHRIAERAVENHLDRFESAAWTEDNIEQFCKQVLEEEFGFRQALLVLSGAGLTVREHIVETLTVLFTDTEFQSLVTDADELATEEFLNEAYGYAGRVDLLVDGTPYDIKSTRDPDEQTVWKHSHQVRLYTFALLLESLEEGESLTDAIDDAPPGVLIYPNTSDGTVRFESVDLEPKDVGEFLKLRNEAVSGSALSAPSSPYNRDCEGCQFAVDEWISGPDDALAPACTFHCQNERRWPCYELDGGEVTTECSRFDDCEQRLQYRDSEQTAYYNRHRNAFRTERRARRTATQVLEQFDRELLHNSGFLIPSLNCVGAAAAGTVLRFESDVVVVPAFKPGDSVTLQSDDGSLSARATYYGESDGAFLFKPESSALALADVLGSNASFEALYRFAPESVDRKLLPYLDFAERRGIAPGFDDGQFGGDSEMDGVDVTDVVDYLDRESVFVDLPIHRNRAEKLAELVGSLVTASYPFPDSTDVDIPEPASRALVLGSTPELVETAVAAQPTGPHYRLDGTGGGDSVIDSDDTYHEIQTKIGEARSLVSSTHVAMSDTGPDGISEFFHRLAEGDYKDADDPTRRDHSEQYFDVVVILGGEQITEPEFHFLSDLADRVVIVGDTRRGGPTMVSSEATDAGLDRSYFVQAFNQYRSFPSEEAVSLQLSGEAPPAIQSLYPDGPWEAIDGDVTFLSIDGDEETALDSVELTTTVKAEHAARRLVFDVTDTPVSPIEAQELFQQRLSLDATKLSEQSVVLIDDMSLYLIESGDIEGERTNDHEIIVRADAAELPQFNRALLTNSIAERIVSQVVESDDVDVVVTPFEAHATAIKQKLAEADIDVPVRRPEALSGRCNGTALVSFAVSNAANIVRSPLDSPAILYELLSAGQDLVLVGNESTLSTKDYFANLLDTATPYEG; this is encoded by the coding sequence ATGATTCACGACATAGCAGATGTACTCGATCGACCAGAAGCCGAGTTAGGTGAAGAGTTAACCGTTCGATGCAGGATCCAGAGCAATCGAATCCCCGGCACAGAGGGAAACGGAATGAAGAGCCTGTACATGATCGACGACCCCCGACAGTCGACCGATGAATCGGTTGCTCTCTCCTTTTGGAGTTCGCCTCCGACCGTTAAACCGCTCAAGAGCCTGATTGACAAGACTGACGACCCGGTTCTGGACTCTCTCGGCCTCCCGATGGAACTTGAAGACGGGACCGGGAAACCGCTTCAGAGAGGCGAGGAAGTCCTTGTTCGGGCCGTGCCGAACCGATCGGCGGCGAGCGAGGCGGACCTCTATCTCAACGTCACCTCCGTAGCGATACGGGATCCGGCGCAGCTCGTCAGCAAGTCCCGACTTCGGACGCAGGAAAACTGTCAGCGGGAGAACTACCTCCGCTACGTGAAGAACGTCTACACCGGAGACCGGTACTCGAATCCGCCCCACCATCAGCAGTCTATCCTCCGTGGCGACGCGATCCATCGGATCGCCGAACGCGCCGTCGAGAACCATCTTGACCGGTTCGAGTCAGCCGCATGGACGGAGGATAACATTGAACAGTTCTGTAAGCAGGTTCTCGAGGAAGAGTTTGGCTTTCGGCAAGCCCTGCTCGTGCTCTCCGGCGCGGGACTCACAGTCAGAGAACACATCGTCGAGACACTGACGGTACTGTTCACCGATACGGAGTTCCAGTCACTGGTGACCGACGCCGACGAACTCGCGACCGAGGAGTTCCTGAACGAGGCATACGGCTACGCTGGTAGGGTCGACCTCCTCGTCGATGGGACGCCGTACGACATTAAATCGACCCGTGACCCGGACGAGCAGACGGTCTGGAAGCATTCGCATCAGGTTCGGTTGTACACGTTCGCGCTGCTTCTCGAGTCGTTGGAGGAGGGAGAATCGTTGACCGACGCGATCGATGATGCACCACCCGGTGTGCTCATCTACCCGAATACGTCCGACGGTACCGTTCGATTCGAATCCGTCGACCTCGAACCGAAGGACGTCGGAGAGTTCCTCAAACTGCGGAACGAGGCCGTCTCCGGAAGCGCCCTTTCCGCGCCGTCGTCGCCGTACAACCGCGACTGTGAGGGCTGCCAGTTCGCCGTCGACGAATGGATCTCCGGCCCTGACGACGCTCTCGCGCCGGCTTGTACTTTCCACTGTCAGAACGAACGCCGATGGCCGTGTTACGAACTTGACGGCGGAGAAGTCACAACAGAGTGTTCCCGGTTCGATGACTGCGAACAGCGACTCCAGTATCGCGACTCCGAGCAGACCGCCTACTACAATCGACACCGAAATGCGTTCCGTACGGAGCGGCGCGCGCGCCGGACGGCAACTCAGGTCCTCGAACAGTTTGATCGTGAACTCCTCCACAACTCTGGGTTCCTGATTCCGTCGTTGAACTGTGTCGGGGCCGCCGCAGCGGGGACGGTACTCCGCTTCGAGAGCGACGTCGTGGTAGTCCCCGCCTTCAAACCCGGTGACTCGGTCACACTACAGTCGGACGACGGATCCCTGTCCGCGAGGGCGACGTACTACGGCGAATCGGATGGTGCATTTCTGTTCAAACCGGAGTCCTCCGCGCTTGCTTTAGCGGACGTCTTAGGCTCCAATGCGTCGTTCGAGGCGCTCTATCGGTTCGCTCCCGAGTCCGTCGATCGGAAGCTTCTCCCGTATCTGGACTTCGCGGAACGGCGAGGGATCGCGCCGGGGTTCGACGACGGTCAGTTCGGGGGAGATTCGGAGATGGACGGGGTCGACGTAACGGACGTCGTCGACTACCTCGACAGAGAGTCGGTGTTCGTCGACCTCCCGATCCATCGGAATCGCGCCGAGAAACTAGCCGAGTTGGTAGGGTCCCTGGTTACGGCGTCGTATCCGTTTCCCGACTCGACTGACGTCGATATTCCAGAACCCGCCTCGCGTGCATTGGTTCTCGGATCGACTCCCGAACTCGTAGAGACGGCGGTCGCTGCCCAACCGACCGGGCCACATTACCGCCTCGATGGAACCGGCGGCGGCGACTCCGTGATCGACTCGGACGACACCTACCACGAGATACAGACGAAGATCGGCGAGGCCCGGTCACTCGTCTCCTCGACACACGTCGCGATGAGTGACACTGGACCCGACGGGATCTCTGAGTTCTTCCACAGACTCGCAGAGGGCGACTACAAGGACGCGGACGATCCAACCCGACGCGACCACTCGGAGCAGTACTTTGACGTCGTCGTCATTCTCGGTGGCGAACAGATCACCGAACCTGAGTTCCACTTCCTGAGTGACCTCGCTGACCGTGTGGTCATCGTCGGCGACACACGACGCGGTGGGCCGACGATGGTAAGTTCGGAGGCGACCGACGCGGGATTAGATCGGTCGTACTTCGTGCAGGCGTTCAACCAGTATCGGTCGTTCCCGAGCGAAGAGGCGGTAAGTCTCCAACTCTCCGGCGAAGCTCCACCGGCGATTCAGTCTCTGTATCCCGACGGGCCCTGGGAGGCAATCGACGGCGACGTGACGTTCCTTTCGATCGACGGGGACGAGGAAACAGCGCTTGATTCGGTTGAGCTGACGACGACGGTCAAAGCCGAACACGCCGCACGTCGACTAGTCTTCGACGTGACCGATACGCCCGTGAGTCCGATCGAGGCACAGGAACTGTTCCAACAGCGACTCTCCCTTGACGCGACGAAACTGTCTGAGCAATCGGTCGTCCTCATCGACGACATGAGCCTGTATCTCATCGAGTCAGGCGACATCGAGGGTGAACGAACGAACGACCACGAGATCATCGTCCGGGCGGATGCGGCCGAACTCCCGCAGTTCAATAGGGCACTACTGACAAACTCCATCGCCGAGCGGATCGTCTCACAAGTCGTAGAATCGGATGATGTCGACGTTGTTGTGACTCCGTTCGAAGCGCACGCAACGGCGATTAAACAGAAACTTGCGGAGGCTGATATCGACGTTCCCGTTCGACGGCCGGAAGCTCTCTCAGGAAGGTGTAACGGGACCGCACTCGTGAGTTTCGCCGTATCGAACGCGGCGAACATTGTTCGCTCCCCGCTCGACTCGCCTGCGATCCTCTACGAACTTCTGTCCGCTGGGCAGGACCTCGTCCTCGTCGGGAACGAGTCGACTCTCTCGACGAAAGACTACTTCGCCAACCTCCTCGATACGGCGACGCCGTACGAAGGCTGA